From the Nitrobacter hamburgensis X14 genome, one window contains:
- a CDS encoding IS1380-like element ISNha3 family transposase, with amino-acid sequence MTDDTILPFSFPAVHAKKVTAAFDGGRLTSNGGVMLLATAERRLGLADKLARVFPDRRDPTRVVHSLVDMFRARMFAICCGYEDADDLDHLRSDPAFKLACGRLPDSGRDLCSQPTLSRLENAPRLRDVIRLTYTLVDAWMDSYPREPASVTLDIDDTCDVVHGHQQLSLFNAHYDERCFLPIHVYDTEKSRPVAVVLRPGKTPGGVEVRAHLRRLVRHIRTRWHNTRITVRGDGHYARPEAMTWCENNGIDYIFGLSGTKPLARKVDEVADDIRTRRAIENLAVLRGYTETRHKAKSWDRERRTVARIEATMLGLDIRFVVTSLDAGSAEWIYDSLYCARGQAENLIKLHKTQLASDRTSCRSALANQVRLVLHTAAYWLMLTVRDAIPKARELATAEFATLRLRLLKIAARVVETASRIRLAFAAACPEADLFRSLPGSLLPHGP; translated from the coding sequence ATGACCGATGATACGATTCTGCCATTCTCGTTTCCAGCCGTTCACGCCAAGAAAGTCACAGCTGCCTTCGATGGCGGTCGCTTGACATCGAACGGGGGCGTGATGCTTCTGGCGACGGCCGAGCGACGTCTCGGTTTGGCCGACAAGTTGGCCCGGGTGTTCCCGGACCGGCGCGACCCGACGCGGGTCGTGCACAGCCTTGTCGATATGTTTCGCGCTCGCATGTTCGCGATCTGCTGCGGCTACGAGGACGCCGACGACCTCGATCATCTGCGGTCCGATCCGGCATTCAAGCTGGCCTGCGGACGGCTGCCGGACAGCGGTCGCGATCTGTGTTCCCAACCGACGCTGTCGCGCCTGGAGAATGCTCCGCGCCTGCGCGACGTGATCCGGCTGACCTACACTTTGGTCGACGCATGGATGGATAGCTACCCGCGCGAGCCGGCATCCGTCACGCTCGACATCGATGATACCTGCGATGTCGTCCACGGTCATCAGCAGCTCTCGCTGTTCAACGCTCATTATGACGAACGCTGCTTCTTGCCGATCCACGTCTACGACACGGAGAAGAGCCGGCCCGTGGCGGTCGTGCTGCGGCCGGGCAAGACGCCGGGCGGCGTCGAGGTGCGCGCCCATCTGCGCCGCCTGGTACGGCACATCCGCACGCGATGGCACAACACGCGAATTACGGTCCGTGGCGACGGGCACTATGCCCGGCCGGAGGCGATGACGTGGTGCGAGAACAACGGCATCGACTACATCTTCGGCCTGTCCGGCACCAAGCCGCTCGCCAGAAAAGTCGACGAGGTCGCTGACGACATCCGCACCCGACGCGCCATCGAGAACCTGGCTGTTCTGCGCGGCTATACCGAGACGCGCCACAAGGCCAAGTCCTGGGATCGCGAACGGCGCACCGTCGCCCGTATTGAGGCGACGATGCTCGGCCTCGACATCCGCTTCGTCGTCACCAGCCTCGATGCCGGCTCGGCCGAGTGGATCTACGACAGCCTGTATTGCGCGCGCGGCCAGGCCGAGAACCTGATCAAGCTGCATAAGACGCAGCTCGCCTCCGATCGCACCAGTTGCCGTTCGGCGCTCGCCAACCAGGTCCGTCTCGTGCTCCATACCGCCGCTTATTGGCTGATGCTGACCGTGCGCGACGCCATTCCCAAAGCCCGCGAATTGGCCACTGCCGAGTTCGCGACGCTGCGTCTTCGTCTCTTGAAAATCGCAGCCAGGGTCGTCGAGACCGCGAGCCGCATTCGCCTCGCGTTCGCCGCGGCATGTCCCGAAGCCGACCTCTTCCGCAGCTTGCCGGGCTCGCTGCTGCCACACGGTCCTTGA
- a CDS encoding DUF1489 family protein, whose protein sequence is MHLNLVKLAVGCESLKEFRNWIAERMKQAKRNGLPRHHIHITRMTPKRDEELLAGGSLYWVIKGEIAAREKLIGIEPFRDGDGIGRCRLVMQPKVIAVRPRPMRPFQGWRYLSAADAPPDLGSNAASVAAMPEPMRRELRDLGLL, encoded by the coding sequence ATCCACCTCAATCTCGTCAAACTCGCCGTCGGCTGCGAATCCTTGAAGGAATTCAGGAACTGGATCGCCGAGCGCATGAAGCAGGCAAAACGGAACGGGCTGCCGCGCCACCATATCCACATCACCCGGATGACGCCGAAGCGCGACGAGGAATTGCTCGCGGGTGGCTCGCTCTATTGGGTCATCAAGGGTGAAATCGCCGCCCGGGAGAAACTGATCGGCATCGAGCCGTTCCGCGACGGCGACGGCATCGGTCGATGCCGTCTGGTCATGCAACCGAAGGTGATTGCTGTCAGGCCGCGTCCGATGCGTCCGTTTCAGGGGTGGCGCTATCTGTCTGCCGCCGATGCGCCGCCCGACCTCGGCAGCAATGCGGCGAGCGTTGCCGCGATGCCCGAGCCGATGCGGCGCGAGTTGCGCGATCTGGGGTTGCTGTAA
- a CDS encoding glutathione S-transferase family protein, with translation MTLTLVIGNKNYSSWSMRPWLALKASGIAFEERFIPLYTGAADKQRILDVTPAGKVPALIDGDVTVWDSLAIIEYLAERFPEAGLWPADPASRAYARSVSAEMHSGFAALRNECGMNLHRPVGAKTLSDNARADIARIQEIWTDCHQQFAKAGPFLFGAFSAADAMYGPVVHRFRTYAIVVTPPVRAYMDAMMSLPAFQQWTEQGLTETFVIEKLEAD, from the coding sequence ATGACGCTGACGCTCGTGATCGGGAACAAGAATTATTCGTCGTGGTCGATGCGGCCCTGGCTGGCGCTCAAGGCCAGCGGCATTGCATTCGAGGAGAGATTTATTCCGCTCTACACCGGCGCCGCCGACAAACAGCGCATCCTCGATGTAACCCCCGCCGGCAAGGTCCCCGCGCTGATCGATGGTGACGTGACGGTCTGGGATTCGCTGGCGATCATCGAATACCTCGCCGAACGGTTTCCGGAGGCGGGTCTGTGGCCGGCGGACCCGGCCAGCCGCGCATACGCACGGTCGGTCTCGGCGGAAATGCATTCGGGCTTTGCAGCACTGCGAAACGAGTGTGGGATGAACCTGCATCGGCCGGTCGGTGCGAAGACGCTTTCCGACAATGCGCGCGCCGACATCGCCCGTATCCAGGAGATTTGGACGGATTGCCACCAGCAGTTCGCGAAGGCCGGGCCGTTCCTGTTCGGAGCCTTCAGTGCAGCCGATGCCATGTATGGGCCGGTGGTCCATCGCTTCCGGACCTATGCGATCGTCGTGACGCCGCCGGTGCGGGCGTACATGGATGCGATGATGTCGCTGCCGGCATTTCAGCAGTGGACCGAGCAGGGGCTCACGGAAACCTTCGTGATCGAGAAACTAGAGGCCGATTGA